Proteins encoded in a region of the Streptomyces sp. NBC_01471 genome:
- a CDS encoding IS701 family transposase: MARADQRVKGGLYLRGLLLDGRRKSMQPMAGRLGMDHQQLQQFMTSSTWPVDTVRARLARRAVAVVRPQVWVVDDTGFPKDGTSSPGVARQYSGTLGKVGNCQIGVSVHAASDAASCPLSWRLFLPGSWDGSEAAGRRARCRVPESEHHRPKWQLALDMLDELATVGLRPAVLVADAGYGANADFRHGLEDCGLAYALQVKGEMAAHAETVAERDAWVAKQTTPPARGT; encoded by the coding sequence TTGGCGCGTGCTGATCAGCGGGTGAAGGGCGGGCTGTACCTGCGGGGCCTGCTGCTGGACGGGCGTCGGAAGTCGATGCAGCCGATGGCTGGCCGGCTCGGCATGGACCATCAGCAGTTGCAGCAGTTCATGACCTCGTCGACCTGGCCGGTGGACACCGTCCGCGCCAGGTTGGCCCGCCGGGCAGTGGCGGTGGTGCGGCCGCAGGTGTGGGTGGTGGACGACACCGGGTTCCCGAAGGACGGTACGTCCTCGCCCGGGGTGGCCAGGCAGTACTCCGGCACCCTGGGCAAAGTCGGGAACTGCCAGATCGGGGTCAGTGTCCACGCGGCGTCCGACGCCGCGTCGTGTCCGCTGTCCTGGCGGCTGTTCCTGCCGGGCAGCTGGGACGGGAGCGAGGCTGCCGGTCGTCGGGCCCGGTGCCGGGTCCCGGAGAGTGAGCATCACCGGCCGAAGTGGCAGCTCGCGCTGGACATGCTCGACGAACTGGCCACGGTCGGGCTGCGGCCGGCGGTGCTGGTCGCGGACGCCGGCTACGGGGCGAACGCCGACTTCCGCCATGGCCTGGAGGACTGCGGCTTGGCCTACGCGCTGCAGGTCAAGGGCGAGATGGCAGCTCACGCCGAGACAGTCGCCGAACGCGACGCCTGGGTCGCCAAACAGACCACCCCTCCTGCCAGAGGGACGTGA